A genomic region of Arachis stenosperma cultivar V10309 chromosome 9, arast.V10309.gnm1.PFL2, whole genome shotgun sequence contains the following coding sequences:
- the LOC130950408 gene encoding uncharacterized protein LOC130950408, whose translation MAELCGVKKGLEITWTMGFQKIVVEIDAGAVIKLLNKGESLASHPNAVVREIYELKRRNWNIHFVQIYREGGNTESPTTKQRSSSTQAELMTVLKSEAPRKLRAAEQRKLAQRYPVNIMRE comes from the exons ATGGCGGAACTCTGCGGTGTGAAGAAGGGATTAGAGATAACCTGGACAATGGGTTTTCAAAAAATTGTGGTAGAGATAGATGCTGGAGCAGTGATAAAGCTCCTCAACAAGGGAGAAAGTTTGGCCTCCCACCCTAATGCTGTGGTCAGAGAGATATATgaattaaaaagaagaaattgGAATATTCATTTTGTTCAAATATATAGAGAAG GAGGGAATACCGAATCGCCAACCACAAAGCAAAGAAGCAGCTCGACTCAGGCAGAGCTGATGACGGTCCTAAAGAGTGAAGCACCCCGAAAATTGCGAGCAGCAGAACAACGAAAGCTTGCACAGCGGTACCCAGTCAATATCATGAGAGAGTGA